The Odocoileus virginianus isolate 20LAN1187 ecotype Illinois chromosome 3, Ovbor_1.2, whole genome shotgun sequence genome includes a window with the following:
- the CATSPERD gene encoding cation channel sperm-associated auxiliary subunit delta isoform X2 yields MLALMLVAATTSWLCPLVTAQPLCRWGCPSVPGDRLYFSSGKTHLIKHPCNKNLALYLGRQIFLTKDNFESSLIPFSIPSSMQVGTPEVTSAHFAGSVLLLVVNQKVYVYDYEANFWTASTGIEHPVSHVSGDNCCYSGNSFCMDISNSVFAYLHGDQISQANIYFSDSRGYRFQKYAQERRAELVGTLGGIFSFHSLSQVGLLLVDQQMAMFSYSDHPLNRSFGLPFDYDRTLDILIAPGQKGILIFWFQKNLLVSRNSGQLVESVQVREGQRILYNSILKANITIHSVTANENELAVLTRENNLYYGSLGIQSSSLIKFADQNIWSQEAVLMFTDVGMLEILTPLPDMIFPAFDFQKCLLNIQALLMDPQLQAGICKVELLQGEFENKMYTIDMNSQLELTALMIPRPGTLPVPLVMVSNPHSLGLQAVIYEDGYTYNGDTKHRLNISLKQQHHWGRADPNFTSSIKRPTISTITLDIANKEISCVDLKPLTALISVGCDLEKKIVIQNELSACHHGVLDPVALQDNYSYIIEREAYDPNFQGQQAEEDLEVYYPYEKLGCPLLAYYDTPWKPVVELWREGKFQEVVEAEYVLLEMNGLFTYTYSLTAGTAGCSAQPQNWTTITEMAGDTAFFSWDRENYMSCHDPDYHEPLRWPDVPYQILGGPTENKVVFDQRNGIYIFFISIVDPSYSYCHLETTFSVYVYGAFPLSIFPPITIVLLTVATLLSVWLAYMIPQLLHMEQGLEVSGFWARLYQRCRSSCACLWGRC; encoded by the exons ATGCTGGCGTTAATGCTGGTGGCGGCGACCACCTCTTGGCTCTGCCCGCTGGTCACAGCTCAGCCACTGTGCCGGTGGGGCTGCCCTTCCGTGCCTGGG GACCGCCTGTATTTTTCATCTGGGAAAACTCACTTGATTAAGCATCCTTGTAACAAAAACCTAGCCCTGTATCTCGG aAGACAAATTTTTCTCACAAAGGACAACTTTGAGAGTAGTCTCATTCCATTTTCCATCCCTTCGTCAATGCAG GTGGGCACACCAGAAGTGACGTCAGCACATTTTGCTGGTTCGGTATTACTGTTAGTAGTGAATCAAAAAGTCTATGTTTATGATTATGAAGCTAACTTCTGGACTGCATCTACAG GCATAGAACACCCTGTTTCACATGTATCTGGTGACAACTGTTGTTACAGTGGAAATTCATTCTGCATG GATATAAGTAACTCGGTTTTTGCTTATTTGCATGGAGATCAGATATCTCAGGCCAACATCTATTTCTCAGACTCCCGAGGATACAGATTTCAGAAGTACGCCCAGGAAAGACGT GCAGAACTAGTTGGGACCTTGGGGGGGATCTTCTCCTTTCACTCCCTGTCACAGGTCGGGCTGCTTCTTGTTGACCAACAGATG GCCATGTTCAGCTACTCTGACCATCCCTTGAACCGCAGCTTTGGGCTGCCTTTTGACTATGACAGGACCCTTGACATCCTTATCGCCCCAGGCCAGAAAGGCATCCTTATCTTTTGGTTTCAGAAGAACCTGCTGGTTTCCCGAAACTCAG GTCAGCTGGTTGAATCTGTCCAGGTGCGAGAAGGACAACGCATCTTGTATAATTCCATTCTCAAAGCCAACATCACCATCCACAGCGTTACTGCCA ATGAAAATGAACTGGCAGTTTTAACTCGAGAGAATAATTTATATTATGGAAGCCTGGGAATCCAGTCGAGTTCTCTAATCAAA TTTGCAGACCAAAACATCTGGTCCCAAGAGGCGGTCCTGATGTTCACTGACGTGGGGATGCTGGAAATACTGACCCCGCTTCCTGACATGATCTTTCCAGCTTTTGATTTCCAGAAGTGCCTCCTGAATATCCAGGCCCTTCTCATGGATCCCCAACTCCAAGCTGGCATCTGCAAA gtGGAACTTCTGCAAggagaatttgaaaacaaaatgtacaCCATTGACATGAACAGCCAGTTGGAGCTGACGGCCCTAATGATACCCCGGCCAGGCACGTTACCTGTCCCACTA GTGATGGTGAGCAACCCCCACTCCCTGGGGCTGCAGGCGGTCATCTATGAGGACGGCTACACCTACAACGGCGACACGAAGCACAGACTG AACATCTCGCTGAAGCAGCAGCACCACTGGGGCAGGGCCGACCCCAACTTCACCTCCAG CATAAAGAGACCCACAATATCTACCATCACTCTGGACATCGCCAACAAAGAAATTTCATGTGTGGACCTTAAGCCACTG ACAGCGCTCATTTCAGTGGGGTGCGACCTGGAGAAGAAGATCGTCATTCAGAA TGAACTTTCAGCATGTCACCACGGAGTCCTCGACCCTGTGGCCCTTCAGGACAACTATAGCTACATCATTGAGAG GGAAGCCTATGACCCCAACTTCCAGGGGCAGCAGGCCGAGGAAGACCTGGAGGTGTATTACCCCTATGAGAAGCTGGGCTGCCCCCTCCTCGCCTACTATGACACCCCGTGGAAGCCAGTGGTGGAGCT GTGGCGCGAAGGCAAGTTCCAGGAGGTGGTGGAGGCCGAGTATGTCCTGCTGGAGATGAACGGGCTGTTCACCTACACGTACTCCCTGACGGCCGGCACGGCAGGCTGCAGTGCCCAGCCGCAGAACTGGACCACCATCACCGAGATGGCCGGCGACACAGCGTTCTTCTCCTGGGACCGCGAG AATTACATGAGCTGCCACGACCCCGACTACCACGAACCCTTGAGATGGCCTGACGTCCCGTATCAGATCTTGGGAGGCCCAACAGAGAACAAGGTTGTTTTCGACCAAAGAAATGGCATCTACATCTTCTTCATTTCTATCGTGGATCCATCCTACAG CTACTGCCACCTGGAGACCACCTTCAGCGTCTATGTCTACGGGGCCTTCCCGCTGTCCATCTTCCCGCCGATCACCATTGTGCTGCTCACGGTGGCCACCCTGCTGTCCGTGTGGCTGGCTTACATGATCCCCCAGCTGCTGCACATGGAGCAGGGCCTCGAGGTCAGCGGCTTCTGGGCCAGACTGTACCAGAGATGCAGGAGCTCTTGTGCATGTCTCTGGGGCAGGTGCTGA
- the CATSPERD gene encoding cation channel sperm-associated auxiliary subunit delta isoform X6 yields MLALMLVAATTSWLCPLVTAQPLCRTRTLRTGKVFPVKEKIQGDRLYFSSGKTHLIKHPCNKNLALYLGRQIFLTKDNFESSLIPFSIPSSMQVGTPEVTSAHFAGSVLLLVVNQKVYVYDYEANFWTASTGIEHPVSHVSGDNCCYSGNSFCMIRYLRPTSISQTPEDTDFRSTPRKDVYVQCDENELAVLTRENNLYYGSLGIQSSSLIKFADQNIWSQEAVLMFTDVGMLEILTPLPDMIFPAFDFQKCLLNIQALLMDPQLQAGICKVELLQGEFENKMYTIDMNSQLELTALMIPRPGTLPVPLVMVSNPHSLGLQAVIYEDGYTYNGDTKHRLNISLKQQHHWGRADPNFTSSIKRPTISTITLDIANKEISCVDLKPLTALISVGCDLEKKIVIQNELSACHHGVLDPVALQDNYSYIIEREAYDPNFQGQQAEEDLEVYYPYEKLGCPLLAYYDTPWKPVVELWREGKFQEVVEAEYVLLEMNGLFTYTYSLTAGTAGCSAQPQNWTTITEMAGDTAFFSWDRENYMSCHDPDYHEPLRWPDVPYQILGGPTENKVVFDQRNGIYIFFISIVDPSYSYCHLETTFSVYVYGAFPLSIFPPITIVLLTVATLLSVWLAYMIPQLLHMEQGLEVSGFWARLYQRCRSSCACLWGRC; encoded by the exons ATGCTGGCGTTAATGCTGGTGGCGGCGACCACCTCTTGGCTCTGCCCGCTGGTCACAGCTCAGCCACTGTGCCG TACTCGTACGTTGAGGACAGGAAAGGTGTTTCCCgtcaaagagaaaatacaaggG GACCGCCTGTATTTTTCATCTGGGAAAACTCACTTGATTAAGCATCCTTGTAACAAAAACCTAGCCCTGTATCTCGG aAGACAAATTTTTCTCACAAAGGACAACTTTGAGAGTAGTCTCATTCCATTTTCCATCCCTTCGTCAATGCAG GTGGGCACACCAGAAGTGACGTCAGCACATTTTGCTGGTTCGGTATTACTGTTAGTAGTGAATCAAAAAGTCTATGTTTATGATTATGAAGCTAACTTCTGGACTGCATCTACAG GCATAGAACACCCTGTTTCACATGTATCTGGTGACAACTGTTGTTACAGTGGAAATTCATTCTGCATG ATCAGATATCTCAGGCCAACATCTATTTCTCAGACTCCCGAGGATACAGATTTCAGAAGTACGCCCAGGAAAGACGTGTACGTTCAATGTg ATGAAAATGAACTGGCAGTTTTAACTCGAGAGAATAATTTATATTATGGAAGCCTGGGAATCCAGTCGAGTTCTCTAATCAAA TTTGCAGACCAAAACATCTGGTCCCAAGAGGCGGTCCTGATGTTCACTGACGTGGGGATGCTGGAAATACTGACCCCGCTTCCTGACATGATCTTTCCAGCTTTTGATTTCCAGAAGTGCCTCCTGAATATCCAGGCCCTTCTCATGGATCCCCAACTCCAAGCTGGCATCTGCAAA gtGGAACTTCTGCAAggagaatttgaaaacaaaatgtacaCCATTGACATGAACAGCCAGTTGGAGCTGACGGCCCTAATGATACCCCGGCCAGGCACGTTACCTGTCCCACTA GTGATGGTGAGCAACCCCCACTCCCTGGGGCTGCAGGCGGTCATCTATGAGGACGGCTACACCTACAACGGCGACACGAAGCACAGACTG AACATCTCGCTGAAGCAGCAGCACCACTGGGGCAGGGCCGACCCCAACTTCACCTCCAG CATAAAGAGACCCACAATATCTACCATCACTCTGGACATCGCCAACAAAGAAATTTCATGTGTGGACCTTAAGCCACTG ACAGCGCTCATTTCAGTGGGGTGCGACCTGGAGAAGAAGATCGTCATTCAGAA TGAACTTTCAGCATGTCACCACGGAGTCCTCGACCCTGTGGCCCTTCAGGACAACTATAGCTACATCATTGAGAG GGAAGCCTATGACCCCAACTTCCAGGGGCAGCAGGCCGAGGAAGACCTGGAGGTGTATTACCCCTATGAGAAGCTGGGCTGCCCCCTCCTCGCCTACTATGACACCCCGTGGAAGCCAGTGGTGGAGCT GTGGCGCGAAGGCAAGTTCCAGGAGGTGGTGGAGGCCGAGTATGTCCTGCTGGAGATGAACGGGCTGTTCACCTACACGTACTCCCTGACGGCCGGCACGGCAGGCTGCAGTGCCCAGCCGCAGAACTGGACCACCATCACCGAGATGGCCGGCGACACAGCGTTCTTCTCCTGGGACCGCGAG AATTACATGAGCTGCCACGACCCCGACTACCACGAACCCTTGAGATGGCCTGACGTCCCGTATCAGATCTTGGGAGGCCCAACAGAGAACAAGGTTGTTTTCGACCAAAGAAATGGCATCTACATCTTCTTCATTTCTATCGTGGATCCATCCTACAG CTACTGCCACCTGGAGACCACCTTCAGCGTCTATGTCTACGGGGCCTTCCCGCTGTCCATCTTCCCGCCGATCACCATTGTGCTGCTCACGGTGGCCACCCTGCTGTCCGTGTGGCTGGCTTACATGATCCCCCAGCTGCTGCACATGGAGCAGGGCCTCGAGGTCAGCGGCTTCTGGGCCAGACTGTACCAGAGATGCAGGAGCTCTTGTGCATGTCTCTGGGGCAGGTGCTGA